From Phyllopteryx taeniolatus isolate TA_2022b chromosome 18, UOR_Ptae_1.2, whole genome shotgun sequence, the proteins below share one genomic window:
- the cd109 gene encoding CD109 antigen isoform X1: MEHLKSFQVFVALLGLAAAQNLTHSVELPASYLLLLPRVLQAGHPTSLSVSILTSSAVTVMARIVHADQEMATQTLDVGGGSTQLLTLPPVSVDKSSFRQACILEVTGYAGRQHVFANKTRLYFEPRGCMTFIHTDKDVYRAGQLVRIRVVTLQDAMKPCNSSLDILVKDPRGNLLRQWRAAQAVLGVLSREFRLSEEPPLGQWTISALVDGDATRKHVHVDRYAMPKFQVTMDLPDVLHWEDTLWGTITARYKYGQPVRGHINITVLDHYYGIEEIYDEHRQIDGSVDFNFTLPDIYARSGSGSSARMYDEQQFLKVVAHVTERQTGVTVDAEARVCLVEHMYKIEFTDYPKILKPSMSFTATVHVCKSNKQPLSDEDTKKTLRVYVVQQVQTPRDKWTRTTHNESGPWHPSPDEMASQDMEFPIPADGVVFIHFLLVNHTRVLTVDASVEDCYQTLQLYSTYKSPSHSYVQIQSGSDAAEVGFPFMLYVDATFPVTGIHYVVKSGGVIVSAGKGSRQLTLVPEASWTPMISVVVFLVREDGEVVNDVVCLAVHPFLRNQVSVSWSEPESRPGSEVTLRVSAAEAGSLVGILVQDKVRRWNEPHLDITKEMMALRGKDKHQYPEHRGMGDPLSVFTSCQLIVLTDASLHATDPWVAAKQEEDSFLSQDEEHRWESVDCPTETWIWTETFTDDSRSAELRVTVPDSITTWTATAFVMSNTLGLGVVRKPAQLSVSKELLLSVHLPPVVTRGEEIVLEVLLFNNRYDDLQVMVLVVQNDTFEFILPDISQLAAPSARRVSLGGKSAASVLFPIRPLVLGDVSVTVMSKSYVGVDVTRGSFLVKAEGLEQSFSTSLLLDVSFRLSNVMTFMFPDGVVAGSRSAWVTLVGDILGPSIQGLGSLIQMPFGCGEQNMIHFAPNIYVLLYLNATGQDHQEVRDMAVTYMVSGYERELSYQRADGSFSAFGERDHSGSTWLTAFVLRCFLQARPFISIDEHVVRGAASWLRGRQGADGVYEEPGRVIHTELQGGLDGPVSLTAYVLIALLEDPNIRTQYASQVAAALMFLETRLVTGHVHTNYSLSLVSYVLAIDGSPNAHTALDQLIGRADMMDGVPTWTSPAAGLASSWQPSSADIETASYALLSLHKLGRLAEGVGLAKWLGRQRNPAGGFGSTQDTVVALQALSTVAVLFHHHDVNLSVSVNDSVFHVNAYNRRLLQTQRVELKDQIYLQVAAEGQGLALLQLNVMYNVRTDEPSRRRRDADSHEAFDVHVRLFDEGQDSRAHLDVCCNLTRGPNATGMALAEVGLLSGFSLRPDAVRLDDVVKKVEAQPGKVVVYLDSITTEAVCVRLPLLVEFKVGKVREAVVLVYDYYEPRRRSVRTYGPGWRGDVDSCLFCGDGCRQCTSDNDWIEASSAFSFRLRPLHALALLVFMTTMHQL; the protein is encoded by the exons ATGGAGCATCTTAAGAGTTTCCAGGTGTTCGTGGCGCTGCTCGGCCTCGCCGCCGCCCAGAACCTCACACACAG TGTGGAGCTTCCTGCGTCCTACCTGCTGCTGCTCCCCAGAGTCCTTCAAGCGGGACATCCGACGTCTTTGTCTGTCAGCATCCTGACGTCTTCGGCGGTCACGGTGATGGCTCGCATCGTCCACGCCGACCAGGAGATGGCCACGCAAACGCTGGACGTGGGAGGAG GATCCACCCAGCTTCTGACTCTTCCACCT GTCAGCGTTGACAAGTCAAGCTTCCGCCAAGCCTGCATCCTGGAGGTCACAGGTTACGCGGGCAGACAGCATGTTTTCGCCAACAAAACACGTTTGTACTTTGAGCCCCGAGGCTGCATGACCTTCATCCACACGGACAAGGACGTGTACCGTGCGGGTCAGCTGGTCAGGATCCGGGTCGTGACCCTTCAGGACGCCATGAAACCCTGCAACAGCTCGTTGGACATCCTGGTCAAA GACCCGCGGGGGAACCTGCTCAGGCAGTGGCGCGCTGCACAGGCAGTCCTGGGGGTTCTTTCCAGAGAGTTCCGTCTATCCGAGGAGCCTCCGCTGGGCCAGTGGACCATCTCTGCGCTGGTGGAC GGGGACGCAACTCGCAAACATGTGCATGTGGATCGCTATG CCATGCCAAAGTTCCAAGTCACGATGGACCTTCCGGACGTGCTCCATTGGGAAGACACGCTGTGGGGTACCATCACAGCCAG GTACAAGTATGGACAACCTGTGAGAGGACACATCAACATCACTGTGCTGGATCACTATTATGGAATTGAAGAAATCTATGATGAACACAGACAG ATTGACGGCAGCGTCGACTTCAATTTCACTCTTCCCGACATCTACGCGAGGAGCGGCAGCGGATCTTCTGCCAGGATGTACGACGAACAACAATTCCTGAAGGTCGTCGCCCATGTGACCGAACGCCAGACAG GCGTCACCGTGGACGCAGAGGCCCGCGTGTGTTTGGTCGAGCACATGTACAAAATTGAGTTTACGGACTATCCCAAAATTCTGAAGCCTTCGATGAGCTTCACTGCAACA GTTCACGTGTGCAAATCCAACAAGCAGCCATTGTCAGACGAGGACACGAAGAAGACACTCAGAGTGTACGTCGTGCAACAAGTACAAACTCCGCGGGACAAGTGGACGCGCACGACGCACAACGAGTCGGGACCGTGGCATCCCTCTCCCGACGAGATGGCGTCTCAGGACATGGAGTTTCCCATCCCTGCCGATGGAGTGGTGTTCATCCACTTCCTGCTCGTGAACCACACCCGAGTGCTCACCGTTGAT GCCTCAGTGGAAGACTGCTACCAGACGCTCCAGCTCTACTCCACTTACAAGTCTCCCAGTCACTCGTACGTCCAGATCCAAAGCGGCTCGGACGCCGCCGAG GTGGGCTTCCCATTCATGCTGTATGTTGATGCCACTTTTCCCGTGACTGGAATTCACTACGTG GTGAAGTCTGGAGGTGTGATTGTTTCTGCCGGTAAAGGTTCTCGTCAGTTAACTTTGGTTCCGGAAGCGTCCTGGACTCCGATGATCTCCGTGGTCGTCTTCCTGGTACGAGAAGACGGAGAGGTGGTCAACGACGTGGTCTGCCTGGCTGTCCATCCCTTCCTCCGCAATCAG GTGTCGGTGAGCTGGAGCGAGCCGGAGAGCAGACCGGGCAGCGAGGTGACGCTCAGAGTGTCCGCGGCCGAAGCAGGCTCTTTGGTGGGGATCCTGGTGCAGGACAAGGTGCGGCGGTGGAACGAGCCACACCTTGACATCACAAAGGAGATGATG gcGCTGCGAGGGAAAGACAAGCACCAATATCCCGAGCACAGGGGAATGGGAGATCCGCTCTCAGTCTTCACG TCGTGTCAACTCATTGTTTTGACTGACGCGTCGCTCCATGCGACCGATCCCTGGGTGGCAGCAAAACAAG AGGAGGACTCCTTCCTGTCCCAGGATGAGGAGCACAGGTGGGAGTCAGTGGATTGTCCTACGGAGACGTGGATATGGACGGAAACGTTCACAGA TGATTCAAGGTCAGCGGAGTTGAGGGTGACGGTCCCAGACAGCATCACCACCTGGACGGCCACCGCCTTTGTCATGTCCAACACGCTTGGCCTCGGCGTTGTCCGGAAGCCCGCCCAG CTCAGTGTCTCCAAGGAGCTCCTCCTGTCCGTCCACCTGCCACCGGTCGTCACTCGTGGCGAGGAGATCGTGCTGGAGGTCCTCCTCTTCAACAACCGCTATGACGACCTGCAG GTGATGGTGCTCGTCGTTCAGAACGACACCTTCGAGTTCATCTTACCGGACATTTCGCAGCTGGCGGCGCCCAGTGCGCGGCGGGTGTCGCTGGGCGGAAAGAGCGCCGCCTCTGTCCTGTTTCCCATCAGGCCGCTGGTCCTTGGCGACGTCAGCGTGACGGTGATGAGCAAGTCCTACGTGGGCGTGGACGTCACCCGAGGGAGCTTCCTTGTCAAG gCTGAAGGGTTGGAGCAGTCGTTCTCCACATCGCTGCTGCTGGACGTTTCGTTTCGCCTCTCTAACGTGATGACGTTCATGTTCCCTGACGGTGTGGTGGCGGGAAGCAGGAGTGCCTGGGTGACGCTGGTCG GTGACATCCTGGGGCCATCTATCCAGGGCCTGGGCTCTCTGATCCAGATGCCGTTCGGCTGCGGCGAGCAGAACATGATCCACTTTGCTCCAAACATCTATGTGTTGCTCTACCTGAACGCCACCGGGCAGGACCACCAGGAGGTCCGAGACATGGCCGTGACCTACATGGTGTCAG GTTACGAGCGAGAGTTGTCCTACCAGCGAGCAGACGGATCCTTCAGTGCCTTTGGAGAGAGGGACCATTCTGGAAGCACTTG GCTGACCGCCTTCGTGCTGAGATGTTTCCTCCAGGCGCGACCGTTCATAAGCATCGACGAGCACGTTGTGAGGGGGGCGGCGTCCTGGCTGCGCGGCCGGCAGGGGGCTGACGGCGTCTACGAGGAGCCGGGACGCGTCATCCACACGGAACTCCAAGGAGGTCTGGACGGGCCCGTGTCTCTGACGGCGTACGTCCTCATCGCGCTGCTGGAGGATCCCAACATCAGG ACTCAGTACGCCAGCCAGGTGGCGGCGGCGCTGATGTTCCTGGAGACGCGACTCGTTACGGGCCACGTACACACAAACTACAGCCTCAGCTTAGTCTCATACGTGCTGGCCATTGACGGCAGCCCCAACGCCCACACCGCGCTCGACCAGCTGATTGGACGAGCTGACATGATGG ACGGCGTCCCCACGTGGACGTCGCCCGCCGCCGGTCTGGCGTCGTCATGGCAACCCAGCTCGGCCGACATCGAGACGGCGTCCTACGCTCTGCTGAGCTTGCACAAGCTGGGCCGCCTGGCCGAGGGCGTCGGCCTGGCGAAGTGGCTCGGACGCCAGCGCAACCCCGCGGGAGGATTCGGGAGCACTCAG GACACAGTGGTGGCACTGCAGGCCTTGTCCACGGTTGCCGTGTTGTTTCACCATCACGACGTCAACCTGAGTGTCAGCGTGAACGACAGCGTCTTCCACGTCAACGCCTACAACCGGCGCCTCCTACAGACGCAGCGG GTGGAGCTGAAGGACCAAATCTACCTGCAGGTGGCGGCGGAGGGTCAAGGCCTCGCTCTTCTTCAG CTGAACGTGATGTACAACGTGAGGACGGATGAGCCGAGTCGCCGTCGACGAGACGCCGACTCCCACGAAGCGTTCGACGTGCACGTGCGACTCTTTGACGAGGGCCAGGACTCACGTGCGCATCTGGACGTGTGCTGCAA TCTGACGAGGGGCCCGAACGCGACGGGCATGGCCCTGGCGGAGGTCGGGCTGCTGAGCGGCTTCAGCCTGCGGCCCGACGCCGTCCGGCTCGACGACGTCGTTAAGAAGGTGGAGGCGCAGCCGGGGAAAGTCGTCGTCTACCTCGACTCG ATTACAACGGAAGCGGTTTGTGTGCGACTTCCTCTGCTGGTGGAGTTCAAGGTCGGCAAAGTCCGGGAAGCCGTCGTGCTCGTCTACGACTACTACGAGCCAC GCCGTCGTAGCGTGCGGACGTACGGTCCCGGATGGCGCGGCGACGTGGACTCGTGCTTGTTTTGCGGCGACGGTTGTCGTCAGTGCACGAGCGACAATGATTGGATAGAAGCCAGCTCCGCCTTCAGCTTCAGGCTCCGCCCCCTGCACGCTCTTGCTCTCCTCGTCTTCATGACGACGATGCACCAActgtga
- the cd109 gene encoding CD109 antigen isoform X2 has translation MEHLKSFQVFVALLGLAAAQNLTHSVELPASYLLLLPRVLQAGHPTSLSVSILTSSAVTVMARIVHADQEMATQTLDVGGGSTQLLTLPPVSVDKSSFRQACILEVTGYAGRQHVFANKTRLYFEPRGCMTFIHTDKDVYRAGQLVRIRVVTLQDAMKPCNSSLDILVKDPRGNLLRQWRAAQAVLGVLSREFRLSEEPPLGQWTISALVDGDATRKHVHVDRYAMPKFQVTMDLPDVLHWEDTLWGTITARYKYGQPVRGHINITVLDHYYGIEEIYDEHRQIDGSVDFNFTLPDIYARSGSGSSARMYDEQQFLKVVAHVTERQTGVTVDAEARVCLVEHMYKIEFTDYPKILKPSMSFTATVHVCKSNKQPLSDEDTKKTLRVYVVQQVQTPRDKWTRTTHNESGPWHPSPDEMASQDMEFPIPADGVVFIHFLLVNHTRVLTVDASVEDCYQTLQLYSTYKSPSHSYVQIQSGSDAAEVGFPFMLYVDATFPVTGIHYVVKSGGVIVSAGKGSRQLTLVPEASWTPMISVVVFLVREDGEVVNDVVCLAVHPFLRNQVSVSWSEPESRPGSEVTLRVSAAEAGSLVGILVQDKVRRWNEPHLDITKEMMALRGKDKHQYPEHRGMGDPLSVFTSCQLIVLTDASLHATDPWVAAKQEEDSFLSQDEEHRWESVDCPTETWIWTETFTDDSRSAELRVTVPDSITTWTATAFVMSNTLGLGVVRKPAQLSVSKELLLSVHLPPVVTRGEEIVLEVLLFNNRYDDLQVMVLVVQNDTFEFILPDISQLAAPSARRVSLGGKSAASVLFPIRPLVLGDVSVTVMSKSYVGVDVTRGSFLVKAEGLEQSFSTSLLLDVSFRLSNVMTFMFPDGVVAGSRSAWVTLVGDILGPSIQGLGSLIQMPFGCGEQNMIHFAPNIYVLLYLNATGQDHQEVRDMAVTYMVSGYERELSYQRADGSFSAFGERDHSGSTWLTAFVLRCFLQARPFISIDEHVVRGAASWLRGRQGADGVYEEPGRVIHTELQGGLDGPVSLTAYVLIALLEDPNIRTQYASQVAAALMFLETRLVTGHVHTNYSLSLVSYVLAIDGSPNAHTALDQLIGRADMMDGVPTWTSPAAGLASSWQPSSADIETASYALLSLHKLGRLAEGVGLAKWLGRQRNPAGGFGSTQDTVVALQALSTVAVLFHHHDVNLSVSVNDSVFHVNAYNRRLLQTQRVELKDQIYLQVAAEGQGLALLQLNVMYNVRTDEPSRRRRDADSHEAFDVHVRLFDEGQDSRAHLDVCCNKRRLVT, from the exons ATGGAGCATCTTAAGAGTTTCCAGGTGTTCGTGGCGCTGCTCGGCCTCGCCGCCGCCCAGAACCTCACACACAG TGTGGAGCTTCCTGCGTCCTACCTGCTGCTGCTCCCCAGAGTCCTTCAAGCGGGACATCCGACGTCTTTGTCTGTCAGCATCCTGACGTCTTCGGCGGTCACGGTGATGGCTCGCATCGTCCACGCCGACCAGGAGATGGCCACGCAAACGCTGGACGTGGGAGGAG GATCCACCCAGCTTCTGACTCTTCCACCT GTCAGCGTTGACAAGTCAAGCTTCCGCCAAGCCTGCATCCTGGAGGTCACAGGTTACGCGGGCAGACAGCATGTTTTCGCCAACAAAACACGTTTGTACTTTGAGCCCCGAGGCTGCATGACCTTCATCCACACGGACAAGGACGTGTACCGTGCGGGTCAGCTGGTCAGGATCCGGGTCGTGACCCTTCAGGACGCCATGAAACCCTGCAACAGCTCGTTGGACATCCTGGTCAAA GACCCGCGGGGGAACCTGCTCAGGCAGTGGCGCGCTGCACAGGCAGTCCTGGGGGTTCTTTCCAGAGAGTTCCGTCTATCCGAGGAGCCTCCGCTGGGCCAGTGGACCATCTCTGCGCTGGTGGAC GGGGACGCAACTCGCAAACATGTGCATGTGGATCGCTATG CCATGCCAAAGTTCCAAGTCACGATGGACCTTCCGGACGTGCTCCATTGGGAAGACACGCTGTGGGGTACCATCACAGCCAG GTACAAGTATGGACAACCTGTGAGAGGACACATCAACATCACTGTGCTGGATCACTATTATGGAATTGAAGAAATCTATGATGAACACAGACAG ATTGACGGCAGCGTCGACTTCAATTTCACTCTTCCCGACATCTACGCGAGGAGCGGCAGCGGATCTTCTGCCAGGATGTACGACGAACAACAATTCCTGAAGGTCGTCGCCCATGTGACCGAACGCCAGACAG GCGTCACCGTGGACGCAGAGGCCCGCGTGTGTTTGGTCGAGCACATGTACAAAATTGAGTTTACGGACTATCCCAAAATTCTGAAGCCTTCGATGAGCTTCACTGCAACA GTTCACGTGTGCAAATCCAACAAGCAGCCATTGTCAGACGAGGACACGAAGAAGACACTCAGAGTGTACGTCGTGCAACAAGTACAAACTCCGCGGGACAAGTGGACGCGCACGACGCACAACGAGTCGGGACCGTGGCATCCCTCTCCCGACGAGATGGCGTCTCAGGACATGGAGTTTCCCATCCCTGCCGATGGAGTGGTGTTCATCCACTTCCTGCTCGTGAACCACACCCGAGTGCTCACCGTTGAT GCCTCAGTGGAAGACTGCTACCAGACGCTCCAGCTCTACTCCACTTACAAGTCTCCCAGTCACTCGTACGTCCAGATCCAAAGCGGCTCGGACGCCGCCGAG GTGGGCTTCCCATTCATGCTGTATGTTGATGCCACTTTTCCCGTGACTGGAATTCACTACGTG GTGAAGTCTGGAGGTGTGATTGTTTCTGCCGGTAAAGGTTCTCGTCAGTTAACTTTGGTTCCGGAAGCGTCCTGGACTCCGATGATCTCCGTGGTCGTCTTCCTGGTACGAGAAGACGGAGAGGTGGTCAACGACGTGGTCTGCCTGGCTGTCCATCCCTTCCTCCGCAATCAG GTGTCGGTGAGCTGGAGCGAGCCGGAGAGCAGACCGGGCAGCGAGGTGACGCTCAGAGTGTCCGCGGCCGAAGCAGGCTCTTTGGTGGGGATCCTGGTGCAGGACAAGGTGCGGCGGTGGAACGAGCCACACCTTGACATCACAAAGGAGATGATG gcGCTGCGAGGGAAAGACAAGCACCAATATCCCGAGCACAGGGGAATGGGAGATCCGCTCTCAGTCTTCACG TCGTGTCAACTCATTGTTTTGACTGACGCGTCGCTCCATGCGACCGATCCCTGGGTGGCAGCAAAACAAG AGGAGGACTCCTTCCTGTCCCAGGATGAGGAGCACAGGTGGGAGTCAGTGGATTGTCCTACGGAGACGTGGATATGGACGGAAACGTTCACAGA TGATTCAAGGTCAGCGGAGTTGAGGGTGACGGTCCCAGACAGCATCACCACCTGGACGGCCACCGCCTTTGTCATGTCCAACACGCTTGGCCTCGGCGTTGTCCGGAAGCCCGCCCAG CTCAGTGTCTCCAAGGAGCTCCTCCTGTCCGTCCACCTGCCACCGGTCGTCACTCGTGGCGAGGAGATCGTGCTGGAGGTCCTCCTCTTCAACAACCGCTATGACGACCTGCAG GTGATGGTGCTCGTCGTTCAGAACGACACCTTCGAGTTCATCTTACCGGACATTTCGCAGCTGGCGGCGCCCAGTGCGCGGCGGGTGTCGCTGGGCGGAAAGAGCGCCGCCTCTGTCCTGTTTCCCATCAGGCCGCTGGTCCTTGGCGACGTCAGCGTGACGGTGATGAGCAAGTCCTACGTGGGCGTGGACGTCACCCGAGGGAGCTTCCTTGTCAAG gCTGAAGGGTTGGAGCAGTCGTTCTCCACATCGCTGCTGCTGGACGTTTCGTTTCGCCTCTCTAACGTGATGACGTTCATGTTCCCTGACGGTGTGGTGGCGGGAAGCAGGAGTGCCTGGGTGACGCTGGTCG GTGACATCCTGGGGCCATCTATCCAGGGCCTGGGCTCTCTGATCCAGATGCCGTTCGGCTGCGGCGAGCAGAACATGATCCACTTTGCTCCAAACATCTATGTGTTGCTCTACCTGAACGCCACCGGGCAGGACCACCAGGAGGTCCGAGACATGGCCGTGACCTACATGGTGTCAG GTTACGAGCGAGAGTTGTCCTACCAGCGAGCAGACGGATCCTTCAGTGCCTTTGGAGAGAGGGACCATTCTGGAAGCACTTG GCTGACCGCCTTCGTGCTGAGATGTTTCCTCCAGGCGCGACCGTTCATAAGCATCGACGAGCACGTTGTGAGGGGGGCGGCGTCCTGGCTGCGCGGCCGGCAGGGGGCTGACGGCGTCTACGAGGAGCCGGGACGCGTCATCCACACGGAACTCCAAGGAGGTCTGGACGGGCCCGTGTCTCTGACGGCGTACGTCCTCATCGCGCTGCTGGAGGATCCCAACATCAGG ACTCAGTACGCCAGCCAGGTGGCGGCGGCGCTGATGTTCCTGGAGACGCGACTCGTTACGGGCCACGTACACACAAACTACAGCCTCAGCTTAGTCTCATACGTGCTGGCCATTGACGGCAGCCCCAACGCCCACACCGCGCTCGACCAGCTGATTGGACGAGCTGACATGATGG ACGGCGTCCCCACGTGGACGTCGCCCGCCGCCGGTCTGGCGTCGTCATGGCAACCCAGCTCGGCCGACATCGAGACGGCGTCCTACGCTCTGCTGAGCTTGCACAAGCTGGGCCGCCTGGCCGAGGGCGTCGGCCTGGCGAAGTGGCTCGGACGCCAGCGCAACCCCGCGGGAGGATTCGGGAGCACTCAG GACACAGTGGTGGCACTGCAGGCCTTGTCCACGGTTGCCGTGTTGTTTCACCATCACGACGTCAACCTGAGTGTCAGCGTGAACGACAGCGTCTTCCACGTCAACGCCTACAACCGGCGCCTCCTACAGACGCAGCGG GTGGAGCTGAAGGACCAAATCTACCTGCAGGTGGCGGCGGAGGGTCAAGGCCTCGCTCTTCTTCAG CTGAACGTGATGTACAACGTGAGGACGGATGAGCCGAGTCGCCGTCGACGAGACGCCGACTCCCACGAAGCGTTCGACGTGCACGTGCGACTCTTTGACGAGGGCCAGGACTCACGTGCGCATCTGGACGTGTGCTGCAA TAAACGTAGACTTGTGACGTAA